One window of Deltaproteobacteria bacterium PRO3 genomic DNA carries:
- the glgB gene encoding 1,4-alpha-glucan branching protein GlgB: MPGKHPPALHVLKPASSRAEPVFFGEQDLYLFNEGNHARLYEKMGSQTVVENGTAGTRFSVWAPDAESVAVTGDFNRWDPKANPLHPIGRSGIWSGFVAGIGPGALYKYRLRSRHHRRILEKADPFAFAAECPPRSASQVWDLSYRWEDEAWMRGRGARQSLQAPISVYELHLGSWRRDASGPLSYRRLAEELVAYVRDLGFTHVEFLPVMEHPFTGSWGYQVTGYFAATRRYGDPQDLMFLIDRLHQNGVGVILDWVPSHFPGDAHGLANFDGSALYEHADPRQGLHPDWDSQIFNYGRNEVRSFLLSGAHFWLDRYHADALRVDAVASMLYLDYSRQEGEWIPNRYGGRENLEAIDFLRRLNETVYAHYPDVQMIAEESTDWPMVSRPTAVGGLGFGMKWDMGWMHDSLRYFRQDPVHRKYHHQDLTFRMLYAFHENFMLPLSHDEVVHGKGSLLAKMPGDDWQKFANLRLLLGWMYAQPGKKLLFMGGEFGQWREWDHDRSLDWHLLQYPPHQGLQRWVRDLNGLYRREAACHGWDCDGRGFEWVDCHDADQSVVSLIRRAPGAVPILAVANFTPVPRLKYRVGVPQGGAWLELLNGDAREYGGSGLGNLGRVLASPQPAQGRPASLELTLPPLAAVFFRPE; this comes from the coding sequence ATGCCCGGAAAACATCCGCCTGCGCTGCACGTCTTGAAGCCCGCTTCGTCGCGGGCGGAGCCTGTTTTTTTCGGCGAGCAGGACCTTTACCTGTTCAACGAGGGCAACCACGCGCGCCTCTACGAAAAAATGGGCTCCCAGACCGTCGTGGAAAACGGAACCGCGGGGACGCGCTTCTCGGTCTGGGCGCCCGACGCCGAGTCGGTGGCGGTGACCGGCGACTTCAATCGCTGGGACCCGAAGGCGAATCCCCTGCACCCGATCGGCCGCTCCGGGATCTGGAGCGGCTTCGTCGCAGGGATCGGGCCCGGCGCCCTCTACAAGTATCGCCTGCGCTCCCGCCACCATCGGCGGATCTTGGAGAAGGCGGACCCCTTCGCCTTCGCCGCGGAGTGCCCGCCCCGCTCCGCCTCGCAGGTCTGGGACTTGAGCTACCGTTGGGAAGACGAGGCCTGGATGCGCGGCCGCGGCGCTCGGCAATCGTTGCAGGCGCCCATTTCCGTCTACGAGCTGCACCTCGGCTCTTGGCGAAGGGACGCCTCGGGCCCGCTTAGCTACCGCCGGCTCGCCGAAGAGCTCGTCGCCTATGTCCGCGACCTGGGTTTCACCCACGTGGAATTCCTGCCGGTGATGGAACACCCCTTCACCGGCTCCTGGGGCTACCAGGTCACCGGCTATTTCGCGGCGACCCGACGCTACGGCGACCCGCAGGACCTGATGTTCCTGATCGACCGCCTCCACCAAAACGGCGTCGGCGTGATCCTCGACTGGGTCCCCTCCCACTTCCCCGGCGACGCCCACGGCCTCGCCAATTTCGACGGCAGCGCCCTCTACGAGCACGCCGACCCGCGCCAGGGCCTGCACCCGGACTGGGACAGCCAGATCTTCAACTACGGCCGCAACGAGGTGCGCAGCTTCCTGCTGAGCGGCGCGCACTTCTGGCTGGACCGCTACCACGCGGACGCGCTGCGGGTGGACGCGGTGGCCTCCATGCTCTACCTCGACTATTCGCGGCAGGAGGGCGAGTGGATCCCCAACCGCTACGGCGGCCGCGAAAACCTCGAGGCGATTGACTTCCTGCGCCGCCTCAACGAGACGGTCTACGCCCATTACCCCGACGTCCAGATGATCGCGGAGGAATCCACCGATTGGCCGATGGTCTCGCGCCCGACCGCAGTCGGCGGCCTGGGCTTCGGGATGAAGTGGGACATGGGCTGGATGCACGACAGCCTCCGCTACTTTCGGCAGGATCCGGTGCATCGGAAATACCACCACCAGGACCTGACCTTCCGGATGCTCTACGCCTTCCACGAGAACTTCATGCTGCCCCTCTCCCACGACGAGGTCGTTCACGGAAAGGGCTCGCTCTTGGCGAAGATGCCCGGCGACGACTGGCAAAAATTCGCGAACCTGCGGCTGCTCCTCGGCTGGATGTACGCGCAGCCCGGAAAGAAGCTCCTGTTCATGGGCGGGGAATTCGGCCAATGGCGGGAATGGGACCACGACAGATCCCTGGACTGGCACCTCCTCCAATACCCGCCCCACCAGGGACTGCAGCGCTGGGTGAGGGACTTGAACGGCCTCTACCGCCGCGAGGCAGCCTGTCACGGTTGGGACTGCGACGGGCGCGGCTTCGAATGGGTGGATTGCCACGACGCCGACCAAAGCGTGGTCAGCCTGATCCGCCGGGCGCCCGGCGCGGTGCCGATTCTCGCGGTCGCCAACTTCACGCCGGTCCCGCGCCTAAAATACCGCGTCGGCGTCCCGCAGGGCGGCGCCTGGCTGGAGCTGCTCAACGGCGACGCGCGGGAATACGGCGGCAGCGGGTTGGGGAATCTCGGCCGGGTGCTCGCGAGCCCACAGCCCGCGCAGGGTCGCCCCGCCTCGCTCGAGCTGACGCTGCCGCCGCTCGCGGCGGTGTTTTTCAGACCGGAGTAG